A DNA window from Callospermophilus lateralis isolate mCalLat2 chromosome X, mCalLat2.hap1, whole genome shotgun sequence contains the following coding sequences:
- the LOC143638656 gene encoding rhox homeobox family member 1-like, whose amino-acid sequence MANWYQYRDPNYYGLGAYNTEIAAEAEESVAAAAAEDVPTPAAGGHFREGAIGLMEDVIQKGYLNHEGAVNHRGIDYLEVNGGKQQPMQQQQPPQEQLAGQSANEAAAVSQPGGTRPRIQYKFSKWQLQELESVFQVTQYPDMATRKGLARCINVTDTKVQVWFNNRRAKYRKHQRKLMFEDASSSSQDHMFLANLKNN is encoded by the exons ATGGCAAACTGGTACCAGTACCGTGACCCCAACTATTATGGTCTGGGGGCTTATAATACAGAGATAGCAGCTGAAGCAGAGGAAAGCGTAGCAGCGGCAGCTGCAGAGGATGTGCCGACCCCCGCTGCAGGTGGCCACTTCCGTGAAGGAGCTATAGGCCTCATGGAAGACGTGATTCAAAAAGGTTACCTCAACCACGAGGGCGCTGTGAACCACCGAGGCATTGACTACCTTGAGGTCAATGGTGGCAAGCAGCAGCccatgcagcagcagcagcccccgcAGGAACAATTGGCCGGGCAGTCTGCAAATGAGGCGGCTGCGGTTTCGCAGCCCGGGGGCACCCGCCCACGAATCCAGTATAAGTTCTCGAAGTGGCAGTTGCAGGAACTGGAAAGTGTTTTCCAAGTTACTCAATACCCTGACATGGCCACCAG AAAGGGACTTGCAAGATGCATCAATGTGACTGACACTAAAGTGCAG GTTTGGTTTAACAACAGGAGAGCCAAATATAGGAAACATCAGAGGAAATTAATGTTTGAAGATGCATCATCTAGTTCCCAGGACCACATGTTCCTGGCAAACTTGAAAAATAACTAG